The Trichoplusia ni isolate ovarian cell line Hi5 chromosome 17, tn1, whole genome shotgun sequence genome includes a region encoding these proteins:
- the LOC113502581 gene encoding cuticle protein 21-like: protein MCRCLCLILTICFGVVLAAPRLDFINSQRFEPGFDYYNSPKYAFNYGVADPSTGDVKSQHETRDGDVVKGQYSLVEPDGSIRTVDYTADPIHGFNAVVSKSAPNVHVGVPQQQPLKPVYVAKPVEVPVELPQYFPQQFFQPEAPIIFSKLGHQYGSDYNGFDLNGPYHPQMGYFRE, encoded by the exons ATGTGTCGTTGCCTGTGCCTAATTTTGACGATATGTTTCGGAGTTGTACTCGCGGCGCCCCgacttgattttattaattcacaAAGATTTGAACCAGGATTTGATTATTAT AATTCACCTAAATACGCATTTAACTACGGTGTAGCGGATCCTTCAACAGGAGATGTTAAATCTCAACATGAAACCAGGGATGGAGATGTGGTCAAAG gacaATACTCGCTAGTAGAACCTGACGGCTCGATCAGAACAGTGGACTACACAGCCGACCCGATCCACGGCTTCAACGCTGTGGTATCGAAGAGTGCTCCCAACGTGCATGTTGGTGTACCACAACAGCAGCCACTAAAACCAGTCTACGTGGCCAAGCCGGTCGAAGTACCAGTGGAGCTACCACAGTATTTCCCTCAGCAATTTTTCCAGCCAGAGGCGCCAATCA tATTCTCCAAGCTCGGACACCAATACGGATCGGACTACAATGGTTTTGACCTGAACGGGCCTTATCATCCACAAATG
- the LOC113502434 gene encoding cuticle protein 8-like — translation MRTFLVLACVSAAVAVAVPVEYGGYSFAHAPIAVHAPVVHAAPVVHAAPVVHAVHAEPIAYPKYAFNYGVKDPHTGDIKSQQEERDGDVVKGSYSLVEPDGSTRTVAYSADDHTGFNAVVHKTGHAVHPQQVAVAHAAPVAHYAPAPIAVASYGGYLH, via the exons acatttttggTGCTAGCATGCGTGAGCGCCGCTGTGGCGGTGGCAGTACCTGTTGAATATGGCGGCTACAGTTTTGCGCACGCGCCGATCGCCGTCCATGCCCCTGTAGTGCACGCCGCGCCCGTCGTACACGCTGCGCCGGTAGTCCACGCTGTACATGCTGAGCCTATT GCCTATCCAAAGTACGCGTTCAACTACGGCGTGAAGGACCCTCACACGGGCGACATTAAATCACAACAAGAAGAGCGTGATGGTGATGTCGTTAAAG GAAGCTATTCTCTAGTGGAACCGGACGGCTCAACCCGGACCGTTGCGTACTCCGCAGACGATCACACCGGCTTCAACGCGGTCGTGCACAAAACCGGACACGCCGTCCATCCG caacAAGTAGCGGTCGCGCACGCAGCACCAGTAGCCCACTACGCTCCAGCCCCCATCGCTGTGGCATCCTACGGCGGCTACTTACACTAA
- the LOC113502511 gene encoding uncharacterized protein LOC113502511 isoform X2, whose amino-acid sequence MFKKVHIQNPHDATCTEKTHYIECTECRTRAKSVIYICASGHVISKTCQDDNGNEGGDNIPERDYGPNNPIREPKKSFETIKTEDLASGDHDAVVIKSNSEGNKNARNIVGKVTGSKSNPETTIEYKNENFLESKSSETLTVETCKNIATKEELSKFKVVLRPVICPVSNCSKMVTINTITLHFHFDHSKVPRIVMVENEPQEVLLKPGSVTTEIQCIATYFIKNDSASKEDKLLLLMAVKLQTTPSKLPSIKYVSSRIFTRSIHTQTEKQQKNNNVDKVVNAECLSKANSQKSCKSKAICDDDEDILLLWLCKLDDEENVYSITVMGQNPKRGYSYIGNATHIREKQDPSSLHEKSECLIVKRSAISSLCKVSNQIPVIVRIVN is encoded by the exons ATGTTCAAAAAG gttCACATACAAAACCCACATGACGCAACGTGTACGGAGAAAACACATTACATCGAATGCACGGAATGCAGAACCAGAGCGAAGTCAGTTATCTACATTTGCGCATCAGGTCATGTGATAAGCAAAACCTGTCAAGACGATA ACGGGAATGAAGGTGGCGATAATATACCTGAAAGGGACTACGGTCCTAATAATCCTATTCGTGAACCTAAGAAATCGTTTGAGACGATCAAAACAGAGGACTTGGCTAGCGGTGATCACGATGCAGTAGTTATAA AATCGAATAGTGAGGGCAACAAAAATGCAAGGAATATTGTCGGAAAG GTTACCGGTTCAAAGAGTAATCCTGAAACAACAAtcgaatataaaaatgaaaatttcctgGAGAGCAAATCCAGTGAGACGTTAACCGTAGAGACTTGCAAAAATATTGCAACAAAAGAAGAACTGTCTAAATTCAAAGTTGTATTAAG ACCGGTAATATGTCCCGTATCAAACTGTTCCAAAATGGTGACAATCAATACGATCACGCTACATTTCCATTTTGACCACTCCAAGGTGCCAAGAATAGTTATGGTTGAAAATGAACCCCAAGAAGTTTTATTAAAGCCCGGTAGCGTTACAACTGAAATACAATGTATAGCtacttattttatcaaaaatgacaG TGCATCTAAAGAAGATAAGTTATTACTTCTTATGGCAGTAAAATTGCAGACGACGCCCTCTAAATTACCAAGCATAAAATATGTCTCTTCACGAATATTCACAAGAAGCATTCACACACAAACTGAAAAGCAGCAAAAGAATAATAACGTGGACAAAGTG GTGAATGCTGAATGTTTGAGTAAAGCTAACAGTCAGAAATCTTGTAAAAGTAAGGCGATatgtgatgatgatgaggacATTTTATTGCTATGGTTATGCAAGTTAGACGATGAAGAAAATGTGTACAGT ATAACTGTGATGGGACAAAACCCAAAACGAGGCTACAGTTACATAGGTAACGCGACTCACATTAGAGAAAAGCAAGACCCATCATCTCTTCATGAGAAATCTGAGTGTCTCATAGTGAAGAGATCAGCTATTAGTAGTCTTTGTAAAGTCAGTAACCAGATTCCAGTTATTGTAAGAAtcgtaaattga
- the LOC113502569 gene encoding cuticle protein 19-like isoform X1: MAFKLVIVALAIVACTHGRMYYNVRPVRLVHDLQPAATIVHAAEPKHAYEHHHISEDEHVDYYAYPKYVFKYGVNDFHSGDIKTHHESRDGDVVKGQYTVVEPDGSIRTVDYTADKHNGFNAVVHKTAPISAHEAAHLHH, encoded by the exons ATGGCCTTTAAG TTGGTGATCGTAGCTCTAGCTATAGTGGCGTGCACACATGGCCGTATGTACTACAACGTGCGTCCAGTAAGACTGGTTCACGACTTGCAGCCGGCAGCGACCATCGTACACGCCGCCGAGCCTAAACACGCTTATGAACATCATCACATATCCGAAGATGAACACGTTGATTATTAC GCCTACCCGAAATACGTGTTCAAATACGGCGTGAACGACTTCCACAGCGGTGACATCAAGACTCACCATGAGAGCCGCGATGGCGATGTCGTCAAAG GTCAATACACGGTGGTTGAACCCGACGGCTCTATCCGTACAGTCGACTACACCGCTGACAAGCACAACGGCTTCAACGCGGTTGTACACAAGACAGCACCCATATCGGCTCACGAAGCTGCTCATCTTCACCACTAA
- the LOC113502569 gene encoding cuticle protein 19-like isoform X2 has product MYYNVRPVRLVHDLQPAATIVHAAEPKHAYEHHHISEDEHVDYYAYPKYVFKYGVNDFHSGDIKTHHESRDGDVVKGQYTVVEPDGSIRTVDYTADKHNGFNAVVHKTAPISAHEAAHLHH; this is encoded by the exons ATGTACTACAACGTGCGTCCAGTAAGACTGGTTCACGACTTGCAGCCGGCAGCGACCATCGTACACGCCGCCGAGCCTAAACACGCTTATGAACATCATCACATATCCGAAGATGAACACGTTGATTATTAC GCCTACCCGAAATACGTGTTCAAATACGGCGTGAACGACTTCCACAGCGGTGACATCAAGACTCACCATGAGAGCCGCGATGGCGATGTCGTCAAAG GTCAATACACGGTGGTTGAACCCGACGGCTCTATCCGTACAGTCGACTACACCGCTGACAAGCACAACGGCTTCAACGCGGTTGTACACAAGACAGCACCCATATCGGCTCACGAAGCTGCTCATCTTCACCACTAA
- the LOC113502511 gene encoding uncharacterized protein LOC113502511 isoform X1 produces MFKKVHIQNPHDATCTEKTHYIECTECRTRAKSVIYICASGHVISKTCQDDIDGNEGGDNIPERDYGPNNPIREPKKSFETIKTEDLASGDHDAVVIKSNSEGNKNARNIVGKVTGSKSNPETTIEYKNENFLESKSSETLTVETCKNIATKEELSKFKVVLRPVICPVSNCSKMVTINTITLHFHFDHSKVPRIVMVENEPQEVLLKPGSVTTEIQCIATYFIKNDSASKEDKLLLLMAVKLQTTPSKLPSIKYVSSRIFTRSIHTQTEKQQKNNNVDKVVNAECLSKANSQKSCKSKAICDDDEDILLLWLCKLDDEENVYSITVMGQNPKRGYSYIGNATHIREKQDPSSLHEKSECLIVKRSAISSLCKVSNQIPVIVRIVN; encoded by the exons ATGTTCAAAAAG gttCACATACAAAACCCACATGACGCAACGTGTACGGAGAAAACACATTACATCGAATGCACGGAATGCAGAACCAGAGCGAAGTCAGTTATCTACATTTGCGCATCAGGTCATGTGATAAGCAAAACCTGTCAAGACGATA TAGACGGGAATGAAGGTGGCGATAATATACCTGAAAGGGACTACGGTCCTAATAATCCTATTCGTGAACCTAAGAAATCGTTTGAGACGATCAAAACAGAGGACTTGGCTAGCGGTGATCACGATGCAGTAGTTATAA AATCGAATAGTGAGGGCAACAAAAATGCAAGGAATATTGTCGGAAAG GTTACCGGTTCAAAGAGTAATCCTGAAACAACAAtcgaatataaaaatgaaaatttcctgGAGAGCAAATCCAGTGAGACGTTAACCGTAGAGACTTGCAAAAATATTGCAACAAAAGAAGAACTGTCTAAATTCAAAGTTGTATTAAG ACCGGTAATATGTCCCGTATCAAACTGTTCCAAAATGGTGACAATCAATACGATCACGCTACATTTCCATTTTGACCACTCCAAGGTGCCAAGAATAGTTATGGTTGAAAATGAACCCCAAGAAGTTTTATTAAAGCCCGGTAGCGTTACAACTGAAATACAATGTATAGCtacttattttatcaaaaatgacaG TGCATCTAAAGAAGATAAGTTATTACTTCTTATGGCAGTAAAATTGCAGACGACGCCCTCTAAATTACCAAGCATAAAATATGTCTCTTCACGAATATTCACAAGAAGCATTCACACACAAACTGAAAAGCAGCAAAAGAATAATAACGTGGACAAAGTG GTGAATGCTGAATGTTTGAGTAAAGCTAACAGTCAGAAATCTTGTAAAAGTAAGGCGATatgtgatgatgatgaggacATTTTATTGCTATGGTTATGCAAGTTAGACGATGAAGAAAATGTGTACAGT ATAACTGTGATGGGACAAAACCCAAAACGAGGCTACAGTTACATAGGTAACGCGACTCACATTAGAGAAAAGCAAGACCCATCATCTCTTCATGAGAAATCTGAGTGTCTCATAGTGAAGAGATCAGCTATTAGTAGTCTTTGTAAAGTCAGTAACCAGATTCCAGTTATTGTAAGAAtcgtaaattga
- the LOC113502627 gene encoding uncharacterized protein LOC113502627 has product MQDQSTACIAPSSFHNQIFLVVSCLAAVQSAPKQKRLTVAENEPNHYYNNNDGHGIYSFGYDVSDVATGNTQYRSEQRYSNGTVTGGYGYVDPNGVPRRFRYIADKLGYRVFPDLQRNQPYVLPHSGTEATESSITWTRPPKPYKNKVINNFVAQLGTIFAKNSLI; this is encoded by the exons ATGCAAGACCAGTCGACGGCATGTATTGCGCCATCAAGCTTCCACAACCAA atttTCTTAGTGGTCTCTTGCTTGGCCGCAGTACAGTCGGCGCCCAAACAGAAGAGGCTCACAGTCGCTGAGAATGAACCGAAtcattattacaataacaacgATG GTCATGGAATATATTCCTTTGGTTACGACGTATCAGATGTCGCAACTGGGAACACTCAGTACCGCTCAGAGCAGCGTTACTCCAATGGCACGGTTACTGGCGGCTATGGTTACGTAGACCCGAATGGTGTACCACGGAGGTTTCGGTATATTGCCGATAAACTTGGTTATAG GGTATTCCCAGACTTACAAAGGAATCAACCCTACGTCTTACCTCATTCTGGGACCGAAGCTACTGAGTCATCCATCACTTGGACAAGACCTCCAAAACCTTACAAGAACAAAGTTATCAACAACTTTGTTGCACAACTTGGCACAATATTTGCTAAAAATAGTctcatttga
- the LOC113502628 gene encoding uncharacterized protein LOC113502628, with protein sequence LDTQPELRDEKHFPNGTVVGKYTYMDNEGNPIQVKYYADDSSYGVELKSVKVVDSTGEPLAAPVQANQNIANTIQNMQNKYDFKSAEPEAKGATELLNNNAPTTVFKYNNKNSDPFDFLNKEMGKINRYKIEKPNPDYEIYYQNELKGAKKCGKDKVRVYIDKEKRKIRNVVNNYETDKFCEQF encoded by the exons TTAGACACTCAACCAGAATTAAGGGATGAGAAACACTTTCCCAATGGAACTGTGGTTGGGAAATACACATACATGGATAATGAAGGGAATCCCATACAAGTCAAGTATTACGCGGATGACTCGAGTTACGG GGTTGAATTAAAAAGTGTCAAAGTAGTGGACTCTACCGGTGAGCCTTTGGCAGCCCCTGTCCAAGCTAATCAAAACATTGCAAATACCATTCAGAATATGCAGAACAAATATGACTTTAAAAGCGCAGAGCCTGAAGCTAAGGGTGCTACTGAGCTCCTAAATAACAATGCTCCTACCACAGTgttcaaatacaataataaaaacagcgACCCATTCGATTTCTTGAACAAGGAGATGGGTAAAATAAATCGATATAAAATCGAGAAACCCAACCCTGATTATGagatttattatcaaaatgaacTTAAGGGAGCGAAAAAATGCGGCAAAGACAAGGTCCGAGTGTACATCgataaagaaaaaaggaaaattcgCAATGTAGTCAACAATTATGAAACTGATAAGTTTTGTGagcaattttaa